From the genome of Biomphalaria glabrata chromosome 1, xgBioGlab47.1, whole genome shotgun sequence, one region includes:
- the LOC129924765 gene encoding uncharacterized protein LOC129924765 → MCLNCFCQVNESLNCIDQVNESLNCICQVNESLNCIDQVNESLNCICQVNESLNCIDQVNESLNCIDQVNESLNCIDQVNESLNCIDQVNESLNCIDQVNESLNCIDQVNESLNCSDQVNESLNCSDQVNISKGTSI, encoded by the coding sequence ATGTGTCTTAACTGTTTTTGTCAAGTGAATGAATCTCTAAACTGTATTGATCAAGTGAATGAATCTCTAAACTGTATTTGTCAAGTGAATGAATCTCTAAACTGTATTGATCAAGTGAATGAATCTCTAAACTGTATTTGTCAAGTGAATGAATCTCTAAACTGTATTGATCAAGTGAATGAATCTCTAAACTGTATTGATCAAGTGAATGAATCTCTAAACTGTATTGATCAAGTGAATGAATCTCTAAACTGTATTGATCAAGTGAATGAATCTCTAAACTGTATTGATCAAGTGAATGAATCTCTAAACTGTATTGATCAAGTGAATGAATCTCTAAACTGTAGTGATCAAGTGAATGAATCTCTAAACTGTAGTGATCAAGTAAATATCTCTAAAGGTACTAGTATTTAG